One genomic window of Pirellulales bacterium includes the following:
- a CDS encoding YezD family protein codes for MSDLPCQLIEKHAVVPVRNGTINNLAGNVVMEEHRVDATTLTPRVDARVDQVLTQVRQALSGLQYGQITITVQDGVVIQIERIERVRLARSSK; via the coding sequence GTGAGTGATTTGCCCTGTCAATTGATCGAGAAGCACGCGGTCGTGCCGGTCAGGAATGGGACAATCAACAACCTTGCGGGAAACGTGGTTATGGAAGAGCACAGAGTTGACGCCACGACATTGACGCCTCGGGTCGATGCGCGTGTGGACCAGGTCTTGACGCAAGTGCGGCAAGCTTTGTCCGGACTGCAATACGGTCAGATTACAATCACGGTCCAGGACGGCGTGGTGATCCAGATCGAGCGGATCGAGCGCGTGCGACTCGCCCGCAGCTCGAAATGA
- the cysW gene encoding sulfate ABC transporter permease subunit CysW, which produces MHNPTQLTNVREGSARADHPLVRWTLIALALGVVGMLVIIPVVNVFTQAFSGGWKLYWHSLFVDRDTRHAILLTLIVAPISVAVNTVFGVAAAWAIARFRFPGRTLLTTLIDLPFSVSPVVAGLSIVLIFGLQGYLGPWLREHDFKVIFALPGLILATTFVTLPFVARELIPVMEAIGADEEVAAVSLGASAWQTFWYVTLPNIKWGLLYGVVLCNARAMGEFGAVYVVSGHIAGRTETMPLRVEKLFQEYNTPGSFSLASLLTLLALVTLIAKVAIERKTRAQLREATAPPAGGEEEVSSVTVGTAVGEPAAVAIAAPRHQPRSFVEISHRRGIASRPVAARRAAGNQG; this is translated from the coding sequence ATGCATAACCCCACGCAACTTACGAATGTCCGCGAAGGATCGGCCCGCGCCGATCATCCGCTGGTCCGCTGGACCCTGATCGCGCTGGCCCTGGGCGTGGTGGGCATGCTCGTGATCATCCCGGTGGTCAACGTCTTTACGCAGGCGTTCTCGGGCGGCTGGAAGCTTTACTGGCACAGCCTGTTTGTCGATCGCGACACGCGGCATGCGATCTTGCTGACGCTGATCGTGGCGCCCATTTCGGTCGCGGTGAATACCGTGTTCGGCGTCGCGGCGGCCTGGGCGATCGCTCGCTTCCGTTTCCCCGGTCGCACGCTGCTCACTACGTTGATTGACTTGCCGTTTTCGGTCTCGCCGGTCGTGGCGGGCCTGTCGATCGTGCTGATTTTCGGATTGCAGGGATATCTCGGTCCCTGGCTGCGCGAGCATGACTTCAAGGTGATCTTTGCGCTGCCGGGTTTGATCCTGGCCACCACCTTCGTGACGTTGCCATTCGTCGCGCGGGAACTGATTCCCGTGATGGAAGCGATCGGGGCGGACGAGGAAGTCGCGGCCGTCAGCCTGGGAGCCAGCGCCTGGCAAACGTTCTGGTACGTCACGCTGCCGAATATCAAGTGGGGGCTGCTCTACGGCGTGGTGCTGTGCAACGCCCGCGCCATGGGAGAATTCGGCGCCGTGTACGTGGTGTCGGGCCACATCGCGGGGCGGACCGAGACCATGCCGCTGCGGGTGGAGAAGCTTTTTCAGGAATACAACACGCCGGGCTCGTTCTCTCTTGCGTCGCTACTGACGCTTTTGGCCCTGGTGACGCTGATCGCCAAGGTGGCGATCGAACGCAAGACGCGCGCCCAACTGCGCGAAGCAACCGCGCCTCCGGCCGGCGGCGAAGAAGAAGTTAGTAGCGTTACGGTCGGGACTGCCGTCGGCGAGCCCGCCGCGGTGGCTATTGCGGCACCTCGCCATCAGCCTCGTTCGTTCGTCGAAATTTCACACCGGCGCGGAATTGCGTCGCGTCCTGTCGCGGCCCGCCGGGCTGCAGGAAATCAAGGATGA
- a CDS encoding BON domain-containing protein — protein MIQINEDFEPNSDSEIEQNVRAFLEGCNMPALRRLAVSVSAGTVTLRGQVRTFYERQLTQQCLRRIAGVRQLIDRTVVNRDRNDLVPGVTSVAENSAPGPAPYVEKAWGVCGS, from the coding sequence ATGATTCAGATCAACGAAGATTTCGAACCGAACAGCGACTCTGAAATCGAGCAAAACGTACGAGCCTTCTTGGAAGGATGCAACATGCCAGCGCTGCGACGTCTGGCCGTCTCGGTTTCAGCAGGCACGGTAACTTTACGCGGACAGGTGAGGACGTTTTACGAGCGTCAACTGACGCAACAATGCCTGCGGCGCATCGCAGGCGTGCGACAACTCATCGATCGGACGGTCGTGAACCGTGACCGTAATGATCTGGTTCCAGGGGTGACAAGTGTTGCCGAGAACTCGGCGCCAGGTCCTGCACCTTACGTCGAAAAAGCATGGGGAGTATGCGGATCATGA
- a CDS encoding sulfate/molybdate ABC transporter ATP-binding protein produces the protein MSIKVDNVNKRFGSFTALDAVSVEAEGGALTALLGPSGSGKTTLLRVIAGLESADSGTIYYENEDVTAQSARERNIGFVFQHYALFRHMTVFDNVAFGLKVRGWSKQKAQQRVRELLSLVRLEALERRFPAQLSGGQRQRVALVRALAIEPKVLLLDEPFGALDAKVRQELRQWLRRLHDEIRVTSIFVTHDQEEAFEVADKVVVMHAGRVEQEGTPEEVFEHPANAFVMDFLGNVNVFHGRLQNGRAHAGGLELEYPDYPHDQAVPATLYVRPHELDLDHRADGPSSLRVRVDRVNAAGSVAKVFVHSEELGVGLHVELSAERYADLNVKAGDSLYVSPRRVRVFVPDGADVPEYVI, from the coding sequence ATGAGTATCAAAGTCGACAACGTGAACAAGCGCTTCGGGAGCTTCACGGCACTCGATGCCGTTAGCGTCGAAGCCGAAGGGGGCGCGCTCACGGCCCTTTTGGGCCCGTCGGGTTCGGGCAAGACCACGCTCTTGCGGGTCATTGCCGGACTCGAATCGGCTGACTCGGGCACGATCTATTACGAGAACGAAGACGTCACCGCCCAATCGGCGCGCGAACGAAACATCGGTTTCGTCTTTCAGCATTATGCCTTGTTCCGGCACATGACCGTCTTCGACAACGTGGCCTTCGGATTGAAGGTTCGCGGCTGGTCGAAGCAGAAGGCGCAACAGCGCGTTCGCGAGCTCTTGTCGCTCGTGCGGCTCGAGGCACTCGAACGACGTTTTCCTGCGCAACTTTCCGGCGGTCAACGGCAGCGCGTGGCGCTGGTGCGAGCTTTGGCCATCGAGCCCAAGGTGCTGTTGCTCGACGAGCCGTTCGGGGCGCTGGATGCCAAGGTGCGACAAGAGCTGCGCCAATGGCTGCGCCGCCTACACGACGAAATCCGCGTGACGAGCATCTTCGTCACGCACGATCAGGAAGAGGCCTTCGAAGTGGCCGACAAGGTCGTGGTGATGCACGCCGGCCGCGTCGAACAAGAGGGAACGCCCGAAGAAGTCTTCGAGCATCCGGCCAACGCTTTCGTGATGGATTTCCTCGGTAATGTCAATGTGTTTCATGGCCGGCTGCAAAACGGTCGGGCGCATGCCGGTGGCTTGGAACTCGAGTATCCCGACTATCCGCACGACCAGGCGGTTCCCGCCACGCTATACGTTCGCCCACACGAGCTGGACCTCGATCACAGGGCCGACGGTCCCAGCAGCTTGCGGGTGCGCGTCGATCGCGTGAATGCCGCCGGCAGCGTGGCCAAGGTCTTTGTCCACTCGGAGGAACTCGGCGTGGGCCTGCACGTCGAGCTGAGCGCCGAGCGCTATGCCGACCTGAATGTGAAGGCCGGCGACTCGTTGTACGTCTCGCCGCGGCGCGTGCGCGTCTTTGTACCGGACGGTGCTGATGTGCCGGAATACGTGATTTAA